The Corvus cornix cornix isolate S_Up_H32 chromosome 15, ASM73873v5, whole genome shotgun sequence genome includes the window ATAAGCCAGTGCACACTTCTTTCAGTTGGCTGAAAGGTCAccaaaatgctgttttactTTCAGGAAGAAAGTAGTTTTTGTCTAGATTAAGGATGTGAAATATCTACAGTCAGTGGCTGCTCTGATGGAGTATTCTTGCTAACAATCATTCAGCTTTCATCACACACAAGCAGTGAGCAAAGAGGTAACaaccttttttccctcttttgtttttccaggatGAATCTGGAAGCCGGTTTATTGCCTTTTCAGGAGAAGGCCAGTCCCTGcgcaaaaaaggaagaaagccCTAAGTTGTGGTACCTTCAGCTAGttagggggaaaataaaataacagttgCAGCATCTTGGGTCTTAGTTATTGCAGTTGAGAGATTGTTTTGCAACACTTAAtaggtgttttggttttggtttcatGTTTAGAGCTGGAGATTTCAGGCTGTCTTgattttcagttgaaaattaAGTTCTGGGAATTTGGAAGAAGCTTTTTGTATGTGTTGTAAAGATGGGAACATAGATCTCTGATAAATCTGAGAAGCAAAACTAACAAGATCTACCTTACTAAGGGTCTGGTTCTTAGACTACATCCTCCCCTCATCTCCCGGGTGATGATGGTCTCATGTTGCTCTGTGCTTGatattttcctccctctgtaTATATTTTGCCACAATTTAAGGTCAGCTTTTTTTTGTGGTGCAAATGAAGGGTGACTTTGGTGTTTAGGACTTTTGTGCAGGGAGTCTCTTTGAGCTTAGCTTCGGGTGTTGGGTTATTAATCATTCTAAGCAAACCCCCTGTAActgctttttatatttataattaataaCATGCCTTTTAATAGTTGAGATACTATAACGTAGTGTAGCAATCTCACGGTACGTGTAGGGAGAGGAGAGGCCCAGCTGCACTGCCCGGTGCCGCTTTGGAGCGGTGCGGGTGTATCCTGTGCGCCCTCTGGTCTGCCGGGGAGCGTACCGGGGTGCGGCCCCTGCGCTCTCCTGAGAGTCCGAGTAAAGGTTCCTCGTACCCAGCCGCGTCCCTGTGTGGTGATTTTGGAAAGACCGAAGGGCGGGGACTGCCGCGCGTCCCAGCGCCTCAGCCGGCAGCGCTTGTCACGTGCCGGCCGCCGCGCAGCCATTGGCTggcgggcccggggccggtTTGTGCCGCCCCTCGCCATTGGGCGCGCCCGCGCGTGCAGCCGTAAGCGCGGCGGCCATTGGCGGCGGCGCAGCATGGCGGGCACGGGCGGCTCCTGGCGGGTgagcgggcgcggggccgggggcggcggggctgggagcgggagcgggcgggcggcgcggctCAGCTCAGCCCGGCCATGTCCGTCCGCAGCCGCCGCGGTCGTGCGAGGACTACTGGGGGGAGTGGAAGCATTGCCGTGGGCTGCGCCACGCCTTCCACCACTACTACGCGCACGGGGAGCTGCCGGATTGCGGCCGCTGGCGGGAGGACTACGAGGCCTGCCGCGCCTGGGAGAGGGaccgcgccgccgccgcgcaggTACCGGCCCCGCTCCTGGTCTGTCCGGGGCTCTGTCGGCCGAGGCTGCTGGGACAGAAACCCCGCGGCCGCGGGGGTTGGGGAGGGTATGGCAAAGCAGGCGCCGGCTCGGAGCGGAGGTGGGTAGGGTTGTCTTAAAACCTAGTAAAGGATCCagggaatattttcagttttcagctgtAAAAGCTCTTGATTTCTGTTACTGTGACATTTCCTTCCTAATAAGAAAAGCCGCCACGTTACAGGCAAAAGTCATTCCTGGGGTGTCCAGAAATGCCGCTGGCTACAGCCCCGCGGACACTGGAGGACACGAGCCCTGCGGCACAGGCTACAGCGGAACTCCTCCCTCCagccagccaggacagctgctggcagagacGGTTCCGCAGGAGTGGTAGTTTCCTTCATAACGTAGGAGCCAGGggcaaaatataaatatgagTAAGTTAAAAACTTGTATCCTGGCTTAGATAGATAGCATTTAGCACTTCTGCTTAAGCATGATAAAtttctatttctccttttatctCAACTATTCACAGCAAGAAATCAGCTCTGTATGACTGGAACATCCAACACTACTatggtaatatttttttcctgtatttcaggaAGCTTTGTGCAAGAGTGAAAGAGCTCGAGttatggaaaaacagaaatatgcTCCAGTGTGGAAACTCAGGAAGAGCCCACCACCTGACTGGTATCTACCACTTGACCATGACAAATCAAATTAACAAGACTGTTACCTGTGTTGGTCAATAACATAATACACAATTCAGAATtatgctggcttttttttttccttccacatcaTCTTGAAGTTATACAACTGTAGCTCTGCCCTGCAATACTTTAGCATTCActcaaaaataatgaaattttatttaaacatggAGTATATTTAAAGGGAGATATGAGGTGCTTAATTTGATTGTGGTCTTTTACTGCTATCTTACACTTCAGGATTTCATCTCAGCAGGCAACTTCCAAATTAATGCACACATGATCTAGCTCTGAGGACGTCTTGCCCTACCAGCTGGCACTGAGGCTTTTGGAACGAGGTACTGACCCCAGGCATGccagatggggaaaaaaaaccaagctggGACTCTCCCCTGCCAGCTCAGGACAATCCCAAACACTggcatttaaaagacatttccCAGAATCAGGATTGTGGTGGTTCAAGAGCTTCTCACCTGGGGAGAAGGTGCTGCACACCCTGAAACTGCCCCTTTGTGGAACTGCTCGAGTGGTGGTGTGTGTTGTGGCAATATTCAAcactactgaaaaataaaggtttaaaTGAATGTAGAGAGAGATCTGGTTTGTTTTAGGGTAAACCCATGGAAACTTAGTTACAACAGTTACATGGCAAtataagaagataaaaaaaattggCTTTGCCACTGTGTAAGGTCATGTAGCTTTGCTAGGCGTGTTGTTACCTGCATagtcattaaaaaaccccaaacacagagatacttcatttattttttttacagtcaCATCCTGCAGTGTTGTAACCTGcaggaaaaatgtttattcttaTTCCaatctttcttccttcagtCAGCTGAGCACCTCCTGGCAGCTGAAGCAGGACCTCCTCCATCACTGTGTGTACACCTTGGTAATGTCAAGGCACTTTCCTTCGGGGGGATCATAGCCAGGAAGGGGAGGGGTGTAACTGGGTCCGTCCCTCTCGAAGGGGAAAAGCCCCTCATCCCTTCGGATTGCTGCCTGGTACAGCTCCTCAGATTCCAGGCGCAGTTCCTTCAGTGCCTCTTGCTGAGATTCTACAAGGGCcttaattgctttcttttctgcctcatcttgtttctgtttaaaCAAACACCACTTCTTCAAAAGTAAAACTCTTCTTTCAGACTCTTCAGGAGAAAGAGCGGGAAGACTTCTCACCCTGACGAAGAGAAGGATAACTTGGGTAATAGAGGAATAGCCTGACTCCAAAGACCaaactaagaaaaacaaaatgctgaaaccaaaaatcccaccaccaagcaaaaaaaaaatccccagcaaACCCAGAGAATACATTGAATTCACTAATAATTTAGTCAGTCTGTGAGGTCTTCCAGTCAATCTAACAGGAACTGCACATTACtgttttttcattacttttagCAAGAACaaataatatttcctttccacatttTTGTCCTGATGGAAGTGGGTACGGTTTTGTGCTAAGGTCGGCACTATGTTCCAGTtgtgcagagaaagaaattcacTGTGAGTGCAGGTGCATGGTGAAAGACCTACTGACCTGTTGCTGTCTGAGTACTTAAGTGGTGTTATAAAATCCTCAATTGGAATCAGTTCTGGGGCAGCTTTTTCCAactttttaatccttttcttcATACGCTCCTTTTGTGCTTGCTCTTTCTTCACAtccactttcttcttcttctttggTTGTGCTCTACAAGGGAAATGGTAAATGAAAGAAGATATTTTGTCCTTTAATTCAACACCAACAACTTTCACTTTCCTTTCCCATGCTTAATTTGGTCCCTGACACACGTTCCAGCCATTAGCTTTATTCAGGTAGTGTAATTTCCAGGAGTCAGTGATATGTCTGCTGAGATTTTCTGCAGAGAGAACTGTAACTGCCTGGGAAAAGCAATTCTGTGCTGAACGTCAGAATGACCTGAAGAAGTTCCACAAAAATTGGATTGGAATTGTTTTCACTGGCTCAGAGTGCAGCATAGCAGGTTTATCATACAGTGGcttgtgttggaaaggaccttaaaccTCATGTGGTTctaaccccctgccatgggcagggaaacctttccctagaccaggttgctctaagccccatccaacctggccttgaacaaaTATTCCTGTTATTTCACATTAAAGAATGCAAGTGGTTTTACACATGCTTCTAAAATTTCTGCATTTGGAGCCCAGTTGGGCTGTAGATGTTACTTCTCCATGCAGATCCAAGGTATCATTGCACACTCCACAAACACAAACTGACCCTCATTCCTGCCTTGCAGACTGAACAAACAACCTTTGCGGTGTGAAACAGTCCCTCTCCAATAGTACTTAAGAGCTACCTGGGTATTTTAAATCCAGCtgcatcaaaacaaaaacacagacaCTGAAATGTGGCACAGAAATACACGTGGGCTGCCTCTGCCTTCACAGCAAAGCATTTCTGGTTCAGCTGGGCTTTCATTGGTGTTGTCCAGCAGGGAATTCTGAAGCACTGCATAAATCCCAACATTTCCAGCTGCCTTCCGTGGTTGTGCTACCCACAAACACAAAGCGGTAATTGTATCACCTCTGAACTCTCCACAAGAGGTCAACAGTTCCTAACTGCTTTAGCATATAGCGACTTAAAAAGGTATACTTCAAGGTTAAATTTGGACTTGGGAAAATTTGTGCTCTCCCAGTGGATGAGAACACTTCTATGTAACTCCAAAAAAGCTGCACTCACCTGACAGGGAGGGATGTCCTGAACTCCAGCAATGAGCTCTGCCAGTGACTCCCTCGGAGCGGGACCCTCtggggcagccaggagctgcaggaggaacagGAACATAAAGCATAAGGAGACAGTGACTCTGGTGTCACTGATTCTGCACAAGAGCTATTTGTTATTCATATATTACAGTGATGAGTTTTGAACCATCTTCGGCCACTTCATTCACGGCAGGATACAGCGTTTGCCCAGAGATGCCCTCAAGAGCTTGAGCAAGGTAACTGCTCCCAAATATGGACTGGTCGGTGTGAGCCCACAGGGTACCGAAGGGTGAAACAGATACAGTGTTTGGATAGGTTATAGCGGTTCTATTTTTAAGCTCTGACAAAGACCCCTTTGAGGAGCTGGTATGGGAGAGGTCAAACCACCGTCGTTCAGATTAGGAGAGCGACGCCCACGCTCATATCTCCGTGGGTGCCACGGGAGATCGAACCGGCCCGGGTGTCAGGATACCCGACTTGTCCAGGTGCGGGAGCCCAGCGCAGGCCCAGCCCGCCGCGGGAGCCCGGGCGGGGGACCAGCTCCAGGAATGGGCGTGCGCGGGCTGGGCAGGCATCGCGGCTAAAGGGCGCTTCCCGGGCTCTCTCCCCGCGCTCCTGGGGCAGGGCGGCCGCAGGCCCGGTCCCGGAGCGCGGCCCCAGCCCTACCTGAGCCGGGTCCCGCGgagcccccgcgccgccgccgcccacATGGCTCCACTCTGCGCCGCGCCCCCGCCGGCCGCGCTCCGGCCCCGCGTTCCCCGTTCCGGCGCACAAACGTTCCGCCGGGCGCCCTACGCGGagctcccgccccgccggccccgtCCCGCTCCGCCCGGCAGGGGGCGTCCGCCCGGGCTGTAGTGGGGGGCGGTGCCTGGCGGGGGAACGGCGGGGTCGGGGGCGCTGTTTCCCGCCGGGCCGGTTAGGCGGTTGCCAGGCGCCGAGTTCCGGCGGTGCCGGATCgccggcggcgccgggcgggggatgcggcggggcggcggcggcaccgggACATGGAGCGGCGCTGAGGCGGCTCGGGCCGGCCGGGGGCGCGGGCACTGCGGCGCCGGGCGCGGGCCCATGGTGGCCGGCGGCCGCTGAGCGCCGCGGCCGCGGAGGCAGCCCGGGCGGAGCCGCCCTGGGGTCCCGAGGGCGGAGGCCGGCGGGGGCCCCGGGCGGGGAACAATGAAGCTGCTGAAGCCGACCTGGGTCAACCACAATGGTGAGGGCCGGGCGGGCAGCAGGTGCCGCGGGTCGGGCGGGCAGCAGGTGccgcgggccgggcgggcaggtgcggcgggggagcggcgggggaACGGGCGGGCGGCACTCGcagggggcgcggggcgggcggagcCTTGGGCCGCTGCCGAGCGCTCCCCGGGCGGCCGCGGGTGCCGgagccccgccgccccgggaACGGCGGGTGCGGGCGGGGGCAGCGGCAGCAACAAGTCTGCACCCCCGCTGTCCTGGCGGACGGGAACGGAGCCCGGTCCCTGGAGCTGGCCGGGTTCCCAAAGGCCGTGCGCGGAGAGCTCGTCCCCAGGAGGTGGCTGGAGGGGGCCGTAGCGCCGCAGCCCCTGGGACCCGTCTCGCCTGGCACAGCGTGTTCGCTGGGCACAGCCGCGCCcgggctctgcagggagggctgcagAGTCTGAGTGAACGCTGAGCTGCTTCCGCCGGCCAGGCACGGCCCCTGGGCCGCTTCGTGCTTGAGAAAGTGCGGAGGGATAGTTTGAATGGAGTATAGCCCgtgcaggagagagaagggagtTTTGTGGAGAGGTCGAGGTGCCCCTCGGGATGAGTGTCGAGGGATGAGTGTCCAGGTGCCCCTCGGGATGAGTGGGTGTCCAGTGCACTGCACTGACCACACGGGTCTCACGTTGCTGAGGCAAGTACAGTATTAAGTCCCCAAATGCACTAAGCTGTGTTATCATTCTCCGTGAAGGGAAAAGTTTCTTCCAATAGTTCTCTCAAAACAACGCCCTGAGTTTATATATTATCCCACCTGTCAGTCCTCTGGTGATGTTGAGGAGATGTGTGAGCTAAAACAGTTTAGAGTGAAGAAGAAGGCTCTGTACTTTCCTTGTGTGGCAAATACAGGACAGCATCAGTGTTTATGTAGTATTTACACTACTTAGGATGAATTTCCAGATTAATACCTGTACTGTTCCTGGTGAAACAGTGAGAAGAAATCTAATATGAAGATCTCACTTCTGTTTATGCAAGTTTTGCCCTCAGATTCATGGGTAGAGCTTTATTTCAACTGCAAATTTTATACTCTGTCAATGTATAAATGTCATTAGCTGGGCTCGTGTAGCTGATTGGTATCTAGAATAAAACGAAGCTGGAGACCAGCTTATTCAAGCTGGAAAAGTGTGCTTTGAGTTAAAACCCCCAGGTACAACTTTACAGCTGCCTTTCTGCATGTGTTGTATTCTTTGTGTTCATGCTGCAGATTTTGACAACAGTAACTTAAGCCTCGAGTTGCCATTCGTGTGTGTGTTTACTTGGCCTGCTCTCCAGGGACTCTATAGGCAGCAGGTGCTTAACCTTGTAACCAGAGGTTGTAGTGAACTGAAGAAATGTGGAAGTGCTTTATTTGAGatgttttttacatttctgcttGGTTACTCTAAACAAATGTAGCATTTACATCTTAATCTCTGTGGTCAGACTGTCCTGTGCCTCTGTGTATCTTCAGTGggagcacaggagcagctgaatAAAAACTTTCAGCCCAAGTCCTTGCAGATCACAAGAGATTAGATCTGTAActtctttccttatttctttaaTGGGTGCACCTTTTGATATGGGTATGCATTTGAAATCTGTAGCAATTTAGAACACATCCAACCACTGCAGAACACAGGCTTCAGCCAAGCAGGGCTTCATTTATAGAGCACTGTGATACTTTGCCTGGTGGATAATGCACTATGCAGGACCTTGATAGTCCTGAATTTTACTCCCATTTCTGCCACTGACCTTTCGGGATGAGTTTGGCCAAGACACTTAGTCACAATTTCTCCACCTGTAGACGTTCACCACCAGCTCCCTTTGTGAGATGCTGTCAGGGCTGCAGAGGTGTGCAGGACTGTGTGACAGTCACACATTCCTGTCCGTGGGGCAGGGAGTGCAGGATAAAAACCGGTGAGTTTAGTCAGCCTCTTCTAACGTACCCAGGTTCCGGATCCTCCAGGCATCGCTGCATGTGAGGAGTCTCTGTCACTCCCAATGGGCCTCCCTCTTGGCTCTGAAACCTCTCCAGAAACAGGGTGAAGAGAATTTACACTGTGTGCTGGATACTCTGATAGTTCTTATTCCTTTGATTTCTGCACGGGCACAGGGGGCTGCCTCACTGTTCTTATTTGTGAGTGAGTCCTGATAGCAGGGCTGGCTCTTCCACACACCAGATCCAGGGCTGTCATTGCagtcttttcctcttcccactcagttttgggatttttgttttactgagtGGACTAGAATGATGCTTACAGTCATTCAGGAGATAATAGACACTAGAAGTTAGTGTTGTTGCCAGGTAATCCAGCACACCTGGGAATTGCATGCTGCACAGCCAAGATGCTGCATGCTTACAGTAAAAGCACTTCAGCACATTTTGGCTCTACAGGTTTTTGCCTTGGAGTTCTTAACGTCACTTTTTCTGAGTGCTTATTGGAATTATCTCTTGCTCAGATGCATTTTCTATAAGCTTTTCATGCACTTAATGTGGGTTTATTAGATTTTGAATGAAATTATCATTATTGTTGTGTTCTTCTCTTCCACGTGTCTTTGACTTAGAGCaaggaagaatatttaaaaGTGCAATCTAATGGTGGTCTAATGACTGTAAGAAACAAGTGATGTGATTGGCTTCTCCTTCCCAGTGTTTCATTCAGTACCTCTATACAGATGCATCATGATCCAGCTGTTGCCTGTACATATTCAGCACACAGGGTTTTGAGAGCCCAGGTGCTTAAAGACAACTCATGCAGGCAAACACTGATCCCTGTGGGAAAGGAAGTCCCTTGCTGTTCCAAGAAACCCTTGCAAGCCCCAAGGTGCTGTTCATGTATAACAGCTTGTGGAAACTGGAGCCTGCTGTTGTTTAAATATAGGTATGGAGTTTATCTCTCCAAGCTGTAATGGTGGAATGTAAATATTTGAATTGATTTGTGAGTCACATTGAATGTTACATATTAGATGGGCTGGAAGCAAATTCAGTAGAAACTCATTCATTTTGAGGTAGAAATTCACCTGAAActgtttttatatttcattgATTATTGTataaacaacaaacaaaaatggtgcaatatttaaaattacttttattcttcgctggtggattttttttaaagatgggaCCTTCTCCTTGAGTTTCAATTATCTTACTTGGATCTTTTTGTTCCAAGCTTATTTCATTATCAGTATTTCTTTAAGGACATTATGTGTATTTGGGTACTTTAAACAA containing:
- the C15H22orf39 gene encoding UPF0545 protein C22orf39 homolog isoform X1, which produces MAGTGGSWRPPRSCEDYWGEWKHCRGLRHAFHHYYAHGELPDCGRWREDYEACRAWERDRAAAAQEALCKSERARVMEKQKYAPVWKLRKSPPPDWISSQQATSKLMHT
- the MRPL40 gene encoding 39S ribosomal protein L40, mitochondrial, coding for MWAAAARGLRGTRLSSWLPQRVPLRGSHWQSSLLEFRTSLPVRAQPKKKKKVDVKKEQAQKERMKKRIKKLEKAAPELIPIEDFITPLKYSDSNRVRSLPALSPEESERRVLLLKKWCLFKQKQDEAEKKAIKALVESQQEALKELRLESEELYQAAIRRDEGLFPFERDGPSYTPPLPGYDPPEGKCLDITKVYTQ
- the C15H22orf39 gene encoding UPF0545 protein C22orf39 homolog isoform X2 — protein: MAGTGGSWRPPRSCEDYWGEWKHCRGLRHAFHHYYAHGELPDCGRWREDYEACRAWERDRAAAAQEALCKSERARVMEKQKYAPVWKLRKSPPPDWYLPLDHDKSN